The following DNA comes from Acidicapsa ligni.
GAGCCATGTAGCCGAGATAGACATAGGGAAACCAGACAGCCGCTCCATCCGGAACCGGATACACACTGCCTACACCTGCTCCGATCATCACCAGTATCGTGATCCAGCTTACGATAACGACGAGATGCGAATGTTGTCCCAGCGCTTTATGCGCGAAGGGCAGCGCGACTGCAACCAATGCGTACGCGGTCAGAAAACCGAAGACTGAAATAGATCCGAGCCAACCGTACATGTCTGTACCGGCTACACCGCGCAAGGCCAACCCCAAAGTGACTGCAAGCATAACAATGGATGTTAGGACGACGCCTGCGCCGGGTGTTCCGAACTTCTTATGTGTGCGGCCAAAGATATCGGGAATCAATCCACTGTGCGACATGCGCAGCAGTACGCGCGATGCTGCGGTGGTACATGCGAGAACGCAGGCAAACATGCTGACAAACGCGCCGATATCAATTGCTGTTCCAAGCGGCGAAACACCGGCCTTGCGTGCGAGCACATGCAGGGGGCTTGCTGAGTCGCTCAATTTTCCAGTCTCGCCGTGAAAGCCGAGCACTTCAGAATACGAACACAGGATGAGAAATATACCCGCCAGGATTGCGCATTGAATAACTACGCGCGGGATGGTTTTGAGTGGATCGCGCGCTTCTTCGCCCAGGGTGGTAGCACTCTCAAAACCGACGAAGCTGAAGATTGCGAGTACCACTGCCGGGCCGAGCGATGAGATGGTAACTCCTTTGAGCCGTAACTGGTCCAGGTCAAAGCGAACACCGTAGTGGCTAAGCAGCAGAATCAGCACGATTGCTATTAGGCTTACGGAGATAACTTCAATCCAGAGCATCATCTCTGCGGATAACTTCACGTCGCGATATGCGATTGCTCCTGTTCCTAAACATACAAAGGCCAGAGTTACAAATGCAGGAGGAACCGATGAGAAAAATTGCGTCATGAGCAGGTTACCGTAATATAAAGCGCCGCCTGCTACTGAGGCGCCAGTGGCTACATACGCTATCAGGAGCGCCCATGCGGCAACTGCTCCAAGCGATGGGCTCAGTGTGTCGGCGGTGTAGGCATAGAGCGATCCAGGGGAGGACGAGAGTCGCGCGAATCTGCTGACACAAAATCCGACCAGTAACATCGCCACTGTCGCCAGTAAGTAGACGAACCATGTGCCATTCCCGGCCAGCGCAAATACGAGTGGAATAGTCAGGGAAGGAGATGTCGAGGGCGCCATGGCAGATACGGATTGCGCTAAAGTTTCAAGTGGCGAAAGCACGCCTTTATGTAGCCCATAGCCTTTGTCTATACGGTTAACACCGTCTGCGTGATACACGTCTGCTGCTGTGCCTGTCTTCGCCACGCACTCTCCTGATTTAAAAGAATCGTCTGGATGCCTTAGTCTGCAGCTTTCCCTGTCAGGGGTCAAGCTCAAAGATCAACACTTGAAGATCAGCGCTCAATTACTGCTTCGATATAGCCATGCGGTTCGTCGATGGGCACAAAGACCTGGTTTGGATTGTTCTGACCGAAGCGACTTAGATCTACCAGAAGACAGTGCAGGTTCGGCATGGTCAGGGTAACGCGCGCTATCTCGGGAATAGCCTCAATCAAGTCTTTACCCATGTCGTAGAGAGTGTGCTGCACGCTAAGACTGTCGTGCTCGGCAAAGGTCTGGATGAGCGTTTCCAATGCGCGTGATCGACTTAGTTCATAACTGGCGGGCGGAGCGTCGTACTCCCAAGCGATGGTGGCTCGTGTTCCCAGGATACGATCTGTACTTTCGGGCAGTGTTGTCAGTTTGTCTTTGATGTATCCGGTAAATGCGGATTTGGTTGTCTTGAGAATCATGAGGCCATCTACGCCGGAAGTCACTTTTGGTTTTTCGCCGCGTAGCTGCTCGATCTTCGCTGTTTGCAATTCCGGGCCCGTCATCGTATACGTTGTGGCATGAGGCAGACCATTGATCAAGGCCTGCTTCCAGCTCTTTTCTTCGATCTCTACAGAGGCTTTCGTTACCTGAGAATTGTTGAGCAGGAGATAGTGGACGAGCTCGATGGCGAACTCCTCCAATGTTGCGGCTTGTGACTCGCGCGCCAGCCAGTAGACGGTATTCTTCATGGTGTCTGTCGGGAGAATCCTGCTGTTGTCTCCATCGGTGAAGGCGCTTTCGAAGTCTCCATGCAGCAGCACTTGCACGCTCCACTCCTTCATCGCGTGATGAGTCTCATGACGTACAACCTTCATGACGCGGACACGTGATTTTCCGTAGCGATTCTCGCCTAGATGAGCCATCGAATCTCCTAACTGCCTCGATAGGTTGTATAGCTGTTATCGCTCAACAGGAGCGGCAAATGATAGTGAGGCTGCCCGTCGATAAGGAAGGTGATGGATATCTCCGGGTAGATACTGCGACGGCCCTGAGTTTCGAAGTATTCGCCTATCAGAAAAGTCAGGCGATATACGCCGTCGCTGGCATCGGGGCACAGATCGCGGCAGCGGCCATCGGAGTCTGTTGCGCCTTCGCGGGCTGCAATCCAACCCGTGGGTGTTTGCTTTTCAAGACGCAAAGGAATGCCTGCGCCGGGTTTGCCTAGAACGGCATCGAGTATGTGCGTTGTGATGGCGCTCATGGTTGTAACCACTTTCTCAGGCGGATTTGCGTAATCTGCCGCTGCTGTTCCGCCGCTTCGCGCAGCTCTGCCTGGCGAGCGCCGGGGAGACGCCGGTTCAGAATTGCGAGCATCTCGTCGGCGCTTTTGCTCGAGGCGCATACGATGTATGTGAAGCCAAAACGCTCTTCGTAGCGCTGGTTTCCGGCGGCAAGCTCTTCAAGCACGCCTGATTGCGCTGTATTCACAGAGGATTGCTCCTGTTGCGACCAATGACTCGACTGGGCTGAAGCGTGAGGCGTTTTTCGATGGCCGATGCGTGGATGGGCGAGGAATGCTTCCATCCAATCCGTTTCCTCCATCTCGGCCCATACCTGGTCGGCTGCGGAATACAGGGCTTCTTCGTCGGCAAAAGGGCGGAGTGCGACGAGTTGCGCGGCCCACCGGTTTGCCGCGCAGCAACTCAGTAGATCGCCGGTCGCTTCTTGTGCGGATTTGCGGTTCCAGGCTGCAAGAATTGCGATCATGCTGCGGTCTCCCTGCTGCTTGATTCGCTGCTCGGACATGGCAGTTGGGCTTTGGATTAGGCGTTAGCATACACGGGCTGAGCGGTGGTTTCAAAGATATGTGTCGGGTTGCGGCTTGGTTCCTCCACGGATTCATTCTCAATACGTCTAACGTGAGGGTATTCTTTTGAAGAAGATGCGCGTTCAAATTCTCCCCTTCGGCGTTTTGAAAGACCTGCTTGGCCCCGCTTCCCGTGAGTTGACTCCAGGGGCGTCGGTAGCGGACCTGCTCGCTATTCTCGGGGTGGAGTTGCGTTCGCAGCCCCGTGCCGCCCAATTGCTTAGCCGAATTGCGGTGAGCGTGAATGCGGAGTATGCCAATGCCGGGCAGATTTTGAACGAAGGCGACGTGGTGGGCCTGCTGCCGCCGGTCTCGGGCGGGGCTGAAAGCGGTGCTGCACATGCTCCTGCGGTGATCACTTATCTCACCCACGAGGTTATCCGGACGCAGGAACTCACGACCGCGGCCGCGCAGGGAAGCGATGGCGCTGTGGTGACTTTCGACGGAATCGTGCGGGATAATACGCGTGGCCGCCAGGTGCTTTCACTGAATTACGAGGCTTATGAGGAGATGGCTTCGAGGCAGATGGCCGAGCTTGCCGCGCAGGCGATCGAGCGTTTTGGAGTGCGGCACGTCACGCTTGTGCATCGTCTCGGGCATCTGGAGATCGGCGAGAGCAGCGTACTGATTGTGGCTGCCGCGGCACATCGCGGGGCTGCCTTCGATGCCTGCCGATGGCTGATTGACACGCTCAAGAAGACGGTGCCGATCTGGAAAAAAGAGACGTTTGTCGATGGGGTTGTGTGGGCGGATGGCGAGCCGTTTCCCGATGAGCTTATGGCTCGAACCGGCGATGCGGCGGAGGCGGCGCAATGAGGCGCGTGACGCATCGTTTTCTATGTGCCAGCTTATTTGTGGATATCGGGGCGAGCCTGGTCCTATGGGCAGGCGTGCCGTTGCTGGCGCAGACGCCTGCGCCGGTAGATAATGCGCAGACTGCTGCGGATGCTCCGATGACGGTTCTGCACATGAACGTCAAGCTGGTGAATGTTTTTACCAATGTTACGGATGGGACCGGGGCGATTGTCGGGGGGCTGACCAAGGATGATTTTTCACTGAAGGAAGATGGTCGTGCGCAGCGGATCGCTGTTTTTGAGCGCCAGTCGGAGCTGCCGCTTAATCTGGTGCTGGCCATCGACACCAGTGGCAGTGTGCGCAAGGATCTGCCATTGGAGCAGGATGCCGCGCGACGGTTTGTCCATGTGCTGCTGCGTGGGCAGGATCAGATCAGCCTGCTGGAGTTTTCTACAGAGGTGCGCCAGGTTGTTGCCTTTACTAACCAGGCGAATCGCATCGATCGTGGCCTTTCAAGCCTGCGCGGAGGTCCGGCTACCGCTTTGTATGACGCGATTTATCTGGCTTCGCAGAGTCTCGCTCCCAGGCAGGGACGCAAAGTGCTTGTACTGGTGACCGATGGCGGCGATACGGCCAATACTGTCACCTATGCGCAGGCGCTTGAGCAGGCTTTGCGCGGCGAAGTGATGGTTTACAGCATTATCGATGTGCCCATTGAGGCGAGCGCCGGACGCGATACAGGCGGCGAACATGCCCTGATTACGCTTGCGGAGCAGACGGGCGGCAGGTATTTTTACGCCAGCGACGGGGGATTGGATAAGGCTTTCAACCAGGTTTCAGATGATCTGCGAACGCAGTATCTGCTGGCGTACTATCCGACGCACCAGCAGCCGGGCATGAACTTTCACCATATACAGGTCACGGTTCCGCGCGCTACTGCTGAATCGTTCAATATTCGCTATCGCACGGGCTATTATTCTGATCCGGGTGCTCAGTAGTAATTTTGTCTTTCTGGTTTGGAGTGGGAGAAGCAGATTCCCTTCGGGAATGACAGCCAGAAAGGCAACGGCAGCGGCTGAGAGCAGGAATAAAATTCTGAGCGCGGTGCAAAATTCAGAACTTGATGCAAAATTCAGAACTTCGATACTGTATGGAAACTGATCCAGTAATAATTTTGATTGCTATAAGCTAAATCTGTTATAGAACAACTATCCTTTCCCCGGCTGCGTCCCACTACAATAAAGGCTTATGAATCCTTCACCCTCCCATTTGCGCCGTTCGAGAACGCCCCCGCCGGGCGATACCGGACAAGAGGCGCTTTATCTCCGTTCCTTGAGCGATCGCCAGGTGAGCGTCAGCGTGCAACTACGCGATGGCGAAACCATCCAGGGCTGGATTGAATATTTCGATGATGGCATGATTCGAATCACGCGCGACGGGCACCCTAATCTCTTTATCTATAAACATCAGGTACGAACAATCACAGAAGTCACACGCAGGCCAGCCCGTAAGGATGCTGCCTCGAAGGGCAAAGCATGAGCAGCGAGACGCAGACACAGAAAAATCTGGTGGGCGAAAACGCACAATTTACCTGGATTCCCAAGGCGTCTGAACTTGCTTTAGAGGCCGGGGCGAAGCTGCGGGATTTCTTTGCCCAGGGAGTCAAAACAGAATATAAAGGCGACGTGGATCTGGTCACCGTCGCTGACCGCACGGTGGAAGCGTACCTGCGCGAGGCACTGCTGCTGGCTTTTCCTGATCACGGAGTCTATGGCGAAGAGGGAACGCGCGACCGGCTTGATTCGGAGTTTCGCTGGTACATTGATCCGCTCGACGGAACGACCAATTTTGCGCATGGTTTTCCGCACTTCTGCGTGTCGATGGGCCTTGAACACCGGCCGGCCGGCATTGCCGACGAGCATGATGGACCGATCGTTGCAGCGTTGATTTACGACCCCATGCTCGATGAACTTTTTGTCGCTGAGCGGGGCAAGGGCGCGTTTCTGAACGGTAAACCCATGCACGTTTCGCCTGTGCCGGTGCTGGGCGAGTCGCTGGTTGCAACTGGATTTCCAAGCCGCAAACGGCACGATAATCCGAACATTCACTTCTACCATGAGCTCACGCTTCGTTCGCATGGAGTGCGTCGCGCGGGCTCTGCTGCATTGGATCTCGCCTATGTCGCCTGCGGACGGCTGGAAGCTTTCTGGGAGTTCAATCTGAACCCCTGGGATACTGCTGCCGGTTTTCTGCTGGTGGAGGAAGCTGGTGGAATGGTCACCGGTTTCGATGGGGCTTATCGCCGCCTCGACAGCAACGAAGTACTGGCGTCGAATCAGCGAATTCACCAGGAATTGCTTGGCTTTTTCGCGGATCTCTTCGCTGGACGAAACCTCGCTCCGCTGCCGTCGCCAATGGACTATGCAGCCCGCCGCGCGGCGCTTGCTGCATCGGAGGCGACCGCAGGTTAACTTCGTATACGCGGTTTGTTTGCTGCCTTTCAGACCGTGATATGAGCACCCTCTACACTGCCAATCGCTCACCCTCTTGTGCTACTATGAGCGAGCAGAAACACCTTTGCGGAGAACTCACTTATGGCATACGTCATTGCAGAACCCTGTATCGGCACCAAGGACACCGCCTGTGTAGACGCGTGTCCCGTCGATTGTATCCACCCCAAAAAGGACGAAGGCGATCACGGTCCAGCCGATCAGCTCTTCATCGATCCAGTCGAGTGCATTGATTGCGGCGCCTGCGTACCGGCCTGCCCGGTATCGGCTATTTTCGCCCAGGACGACCTGCCGGAGAAGTGGGCTCACTTCACCGAGAAGAATGCCGAGCATTTCGGTCGGTAATTTTTCGCAGCAGAAACAGAAAGCTCGAAACGCGCATCCCGTTAGCTCGGGGTGCGCGTTTATATTTTGTGCGTAAGCCAACCGGGCGGTATGACTGCCGCGCATATTAGGCCAGCGTCATCCCCGCGGATTTCGCAGCCTGCTTCCCGGGCTGAGCAGGTAGCAAGATAATCCGCAAAGTAATGCGAAGATAGAAGTTGAATGACCTTGCTCGCCTCAGATGCCGTGGTGCTGCGTACCTGGCCGGTGAATGAATCGGATCTGATCGTCAGTTTTTTTACCCGTGACTACGGCAAGGTCAAAGGTGTTGCCAAGGCTGCCCTCAAGAGCCGCAAACGCTTTGGCGGCGCGTTGGAACCGATGACCCAGGCGCGCGCTTTTTTTGCTGAACGGCCTCGCCAGGAGCTTGTCCGCCTGGACCAGCTTGAGTTGCAGCGGTCGCCGCTCTCCATGCCGGTCGATTACACGAGGGCGGCCGTGCTCAGTTTTTATGCCGAGGTGCTGGAAGAGGCTCTGCCCGAGCACGATCCGCAGGAGACGGTCTTTCGCTTGCTGCTGGCGGTGCTTGAGCAGACATCCGTCGAGCAGCCGTGGATGCCGTTGACCTATTTTTCCCTCTGGATGACGCGCCTTATGGGCTGGCTGCCCGATCTTACCGCCTGCACGCTTTGCGGGGAGCGTTTCGTGGCGGGCGAGGCCAGCTTTCATCCGGGGGCGGATGGCTTGTTCTGCCCGTTGCACAGGCAGGGCAGCGGAGGGTTGCTTGTCGCGGATTCGTGGCTGCTGGCGCAGCGTATTCTGCGCACGCCGATCACCGCATTTGGAGAAGAACCGTGGCCGCGACGGAGAGCCCAGGACCTGCGCCGTTTCACGCTGCAGTCGCTCGAACGCCATCTCGAACGGCGGCTCCGGTCGGCAGAGGCAATCAGTCGAATCTAGCCGAATCGGGATAGATTGAGGCAAATTTGGAAAATAAACGTATGAGGTCGATGCGCGGATGGCTGGTTCGGGCCGGTGCCGTTAGAATTGGATAAGCTTTTTAGCCTGAGAGAGTCCTCTTGTCTTCTGTCCAAAGTATTGAAAGCACTCCTGCAGCCCTTGCGCAGACCCCACTGACGTTTCAGGAACTGCTGTTTCGTTTGCAGTCCTTCTGGGCCGCGCGTGGTTGCGTGCTCCAGCAGCCGTATGACGTTGAGGTAGGCGCGGGCACCATGTCGCCGGAAACATTTCTGCGCGTGCTCGGCCCCAAGCCGTACCGGGTGGGCTATGCGCAGCCTTCGCGCCGTCCTGCGGATGGTCGCTATGGAGAAAATCCCAATCGGCTGTTCAAGCACACGCAATTTCAGTTGATTTTGAAACCGCCACCGGCCAATGTGCAGGAGCTTTACCTGGAGTCGCTGGCGGCTATCGGAATCGATCTGAGCCGCCACGATCTCAAGTTTGAAGAAGACAACTGGGAGTGGCCGGCAGGTGGTGCATGGGGCGTTGGCTGGCAGGTGATGCTGGACGGGCTGGAGATTACGCAGTTCACCTACTTCCAGCAGTGCGGTGGGTTGGATCTCGATCCGATCACGGCTGAACTGACCTATGGCCTGGAGCGCATCGCCGCCTTTTTGCAGGATGTGGACTCGATCTACGACATCGTATGGGCGCGCGATCCGGAGACTGGCACGGCCGTTACGTATGGTGAAGTTCGCCTGGCGGAGGAGCTGCAGTTCTCTGTCTACAACTTTGAGTTCGCCGAAGTAGACAAGCTCTGGACGCACTTTAACCTCTACGAAGCCGAAGCGAAATCGCTGCTGGAGCAGGCCAACGCACTGCTGCAACAGGAAGACGCGGATGCCGATACGAAGCGTCGTTTCCCGCTGCTGGCGACTTACGAGCTGGCGCTGAAGTGTTCGCATCTCTTCAATCTGCTGGATGCTCGTGGCGCGATCTCAGTGACCGAGCGTGTCGGCGTGATTGCGCGCATTCGCACGTTGGCAGTCGGAGTGGCCAAGGCATACGCAGCGCAGCAGGCAAGCCTCAATTAAAGCCAAAGAACAGGCGTCAGGAAAGTAATTCGAGATGGCAGACTTTTTGTTTGAGATTGGGCTGGAAGAGGTTCCAGCCCGCATGATTGCCGCCGCTGAGGCTGAGTTGAGCCGCCGCGTCGAGCAGCTTCTTGTCCGTGAGCGGCTGCTTGCTGAGACGTATTCGGTGCAGAGCTTTTCTACGCCGCGCCGCCTGGCTGTGCTTGTCTCCGGCGTGCTGGCAGGGCAGGCAGATATCGAAGAGCAGCTCACCGGCCCATCGTGGAAGGTTGCGTTCAATAACGATGCGCCTACTCCGGCTGCGATTGCTTTTGCCAAAAAAGCAGGCGTCGAGATTTCAGCGCTCGAAAAAGTTACAACACCCAAGGGCGAGTATGTTGGCGCGACCGTAAGGCGCGCTGGCCGTCAGACTGCGGAGCTGCTGGCTGCTTCGCTTCCTGCAGAACTTACCAGCATTTACTGGCCCAAGAACATGTACTGGAGGCTCAACAAGCCAGAGCGTTTTGTGCGCCCGGTGCGGTGGCTGGTTGCACTGCTCGACGATGCGATTGTGCCCGTTGAATTTGGCGGAATCGCCGCAGGCAACAGCAGCCGCGGTCATCGCGTGCTGCATGGCGACGCTCCGGTGTTGATCGCCAGGCCAGCCGATTATCTTGAGACGCTGCACGCCGTCTATGTGAACGCAGATGTGGCAGCGCGGCGGCACACGATTCGCAAAGCGCTCGATCATGTCACACGAACGGTTCCCGGTGCGCGTTGGCGTGAGGATGAGGCGTTGATCGAGAGCGTCGTTCATCTCACGGAATGGCCTACGGTTTTGCTGGGCAGTTTTGAGCCTGAGTATCTCTCGCTGCCGGAGGAAGTTCTGGTTACGGTGATGCGTGACCATCAAAAGTATTTCGCTGTCGAAGATGCGGACGGCATGCTGGCTCCTCACTTCCTCACGGTGCTGAATACGCAGGTGGATGAGCAGGGTCGTGCGACGATTCGCCATGGCAATGAGCGCGTGCTGCGTTCGCGCTTTAAAGACGCGCAGTTCTTCTGGGAGGCCGATCAGAAGACGTTGCTCACGGAGCGCGTGGAGATGTTGAAGGCCGTTACTTTTCAGAAAGAATTAGGAAGCTATTTCTGGAAGACGGAAGGCAATCTCCGCATCGCCGAACAGCTTGCGGCCAATGTGCAGGCCAAGGGCAAGGTGCTGGATAAGGTTGCCCTGTTGCAGGCTGCCTTGCTGGCAAAGACCGATCTCACTGCTGAGCTGGTCAAGGAATTCACTGAGCTGCAGGGCATCGTCGGCGGTCTTTATGCGAAGGCGCAAGGGCTGGGGGATGCTGTCGCAGCCGCTATTTACGCACAGTACACGCCTGCTTCGATTGAAGACGATATTCCGGAGACCATCGAAGGGCAGTTGCTCGGCATCGCGGATCGTATTCACACGATCTCCGCCATGTTTGGTATTGGCAACGCGCCTACCGGGTCGAGAGATCCTTTTGCGCTGCGCCGCAATGCCAACGCCATCATCAAGATTCTTGCCGAGTCGGAGCTGCCGCTCACGCTGGCTGAAGTCGTCTCCATCTCGGGAGCGGAATCGGATGCGGTTCCCAGCTTTCTCGCCGAGCGGCTTAGCTTCTATCTCAAGGATGTTCGCGGCTTTGCGTATGACGTGGTGAGCGCGGTTCTGGCTGTTGGGGCAGACGATGTTCGCGATGCCATTGCGCGCGCGGAGGCATTAACTGCCGTGCGTGGTTCCGAAGATTTTGTCGCTATCTCCGCAGCCTTCAAACGCATCAAAAACATTCTGCGCCAGGCTGCCGAAAAGGACGAGCCACTGGCTCTGAATACTGCGTTTAGTGCTGCCTTGATCGAGGCCGAGGAGCGCGATTTGTATGCGGCCTCATCAAAACTTGCGGCCATCGTTTCAGAGCTTCGCGAAGAGGGAAACTATGCGGCGGCGCTTGCGGCAATCGCCATGCTGCGGCCTGCTGTGGATGCCTTCTTCGACAAGGTGATGGTTATGTCTCCTGAGCCGGATGTGCGCGCTGCACGGCTTGCGCTGATTCAATCTGTTCTGGATGGTTTTTCAGGCATTGCCGATTTCAGCGAGATCGTCACGGCCTGATTTGAAACTGCAGACACGACCGCAGGCAGAACGGGCCATTATGAACCCGGAGAAGTCTCATCGCTAACGGAATCTATTGAGACATCTCCGGATTCAACGGAAGAATGAACGGGGAAACGAATCCCGCACACCTGTTTGCGCGTCTAAAATTAATAGAATGTCCGATGCTTTTTCACTCAGTCTTTGGTACCCGCAATTCCGCTTTGCCTCCCTTGGCGAAAAGCTGGAGCTGGTGCTACGCCAATTCGCCTCGCATGGCGGTGAACCAGGAGTTTTCTCCGCAACTGCATGGCCTGTGAACTGGCGGGAAGCCGCTGCTTTCCAGGAGATTTATGGCCTTGGGGAGCATGGCGCGCGAATCGAATACGCGATAGAGGAAGCAATGGAGCTTCTTCATGCCGATTACGCTTACGAATTTCAGATTGGCTGGACGCTTTGGGAGCCGGATCTGAACGGCGGCCTGCATCCGAATTGGGTGCGTACTCCGCGCCTGGTTCGTGTGATCGGCTATGGGCCGGAGTTTGACGAAGGCGCCTTCGAGCAGGAGGGCCATATTCGCATCGACTTCGGAACGGACGCGCCGTTCCTGCAGGAAGATGTGGAGCTGACCCCGGAAGCGATTCGCTGCATTGAAGAAAACGTGCGCCAGCTTATCGATCTGACCAATGCCGTCGAAAAGGAATCTGAAGCCTCTGCCCGTCTAATCTGGTCGGAGTTGGGCGAAAGCCTTGCAGCGCGCCTGGTTGCACGTCTAAATCTAAACCGACTGCAATAATCGGAATGTCTTGAAGATCAACCGAGCCGTCCTGATGACCGAGCAATGTCCAGCCAGTGAAAGAAGTCAGCAGGCGGCGCGGCCATGCCCGCGAATCGCCTTATGAATGAGCCGACAAAGCTGCAACGCTCCACGCCGTGGTTTACGATCGAGCGCCTGCGGACGCTGGTGATCATTGGCGGCGTCTTGTTGATTGCGGCGATAGCGCTCTTTCTGGCAGCGGGGCAATGGAAGCGGCGGTTTCTCAGCAAGGACCTGCCCGGCAGGCTTGGAATCGACATCTCGCAACAGGCCGACGGCGTCAATTACACGCAAACGCGCAAGGGCAAGACACTGTTCAAAATCCACGCGGCCCGCGCTGTGCAAATGAAGAAAGACGGCAAGACGTTGCTTCATGACGTCAAGATCGATCTCTACGGTGAAGACGGCAATCGCGCGGATACGATCTCAGGCAGCGAATTTGAGTATGACCCGACGGCAGGCATAGCGCATGCCATTGGTGCGGTCGAGATTGAGTT
Coding sequences within:
- the glyS gene encoding glycine--tRNA ligase subunit beta, whose translation is MADFLFEIGLEEVPARMIAAAEAELSRRVEQLLVRERLLAETYSVQSFSTPRRLAVLVSGVLAGQADIEEQLTGPSWKVAFNNDAPTPAAIAFAKKAGVEISALEKVTTPKGEYVGATVRRAGRQTAELLAASLPAELTSIYWPKNMYWRLNKPERFVRPVRWLVALLDDAIVPVEFGGIAAGNSSRGHRVLHGDAPVLIARPADYLETLHAVYVNADVAARRHTIRKALDHVTRTVPGARWREDEALIESVVHLTEWPTVLLGSFEPEYLSLPEEVLVTVMRDHQKYFAVEDADGMLAPHFLTVLNTQVDEQGRATIRHGNERVLRSRFKDAQFFWEADQKTLLTERVEMLKAVTFQKELGSYFWKTEGNLRIAEQLAANVQAKGKVLDKVALLQAALLAKTDLTAELVKEFTELQGIVGGLYAKAQGLGDAVAAAIYAQYTPASIEDDIPETIEGQLLGIADRIHTISAMFGIGNAPTGSRDPFALRRNANAIIKILAESELPLTLAEVVSISGAESDAVPSFLAERLSFYLKDVRGFAYDVVSAVLAVGADDVRDAIARAEALTAVRGSEDFVAISAAFKRIKNILRQAAEKDEPLALNTAFSAALIEAEERDLYAASSKLAAIVSELREEGNYAAALAAIAMLRPAVDAFFDKVMVMSPEPDVRAARLALIQSVLDGFSGIADFSEIVTA